GCTCGTGATGCGGCCGGCGCTCCCGGACGACCTCGACGAGATCACCCGGATCGAGGTCGGGCCGGAAACCACGCCGTACATCGGCGTCACCGGCCGGGAATACCACCTGGCGGCCCGCGCCGACGCCGACCAGGAGCACCTGGTCGGTGTGGTCGGGACGACCGTGACCGGTTTCATCCTGCTGGCCGGGCTGCGCGACGGCGGCGGCCGGATCGAGCTGCGCCGGATCGTACTGGCGCACGAGTTCCGCGGCCGCGGGCACGGCCGGGCGATGGTGCGGGCCGCGGTGGCCCACGCCCACGAGCGGTACGACGCCCGGTCCGTCTGGCTGGACGTCAAGCCGGACAACCACCGGGCACTGGCGCTCTACACCTCCGAGGGTTTCCGCCCGGACGGCACCATCCCGGATCCGCAGGAGCCCGCTGAGGTGCTGTTGCTGATGACGCGGCCGCGCGACGACCGCGCCGCTCGAACCGAAAGTGAGGACTGAGGATGAGGGAGAAGCTGGCGCTCGTCGACCCGGACGCGACCGGGTCGGCGTTCACCGCCGGTCACGCGGGCGACGCCGGATGCGAGCGGTGCGTGGCCGAGCTGACCGAGGTCGGCCACGACTTCGTCGGGGCGTTCGCCAAGCGCGACTACGAGCGGTTCATCGGGCACTTCATCGGCGCCAACGCCACCGGCCTCGGCGCCGACGGGACCGTCGGCATGAACCGCGACGCCTGGGGCCGGATCCTCCAGGAGTACTTCGAGGAGCCGACCTGGACGCTGACGGTCACGCCGATCAAGACGGTGGTCCAGCAGTGCGTCAGCGGCCAGATCCTCGAGGTCGTCCGCTTCGACTCCGCCGAGATGACCATCACCTTCGTGCACGCCACCTGCTGGCTGCGCGACCACGGCACCTGGAAGGTGGTGCTGCAGACCGAGGCCGGCCCGTTGCAGGACACCCAGGCCCTGCTGGACCGCGTCGCCGAGCAGCAGGCCGAGGTGGCCCGGTCATGACACAGACCCTCCCCGCGCGGACCGACGGCGGCCCGGCGCCGGACCGCCGGAGCCGACCCGAGTTCCACGGCTCGGCGGTCGTCGCGTTCCGGGAGTCGGCCGCGGCCCACCCCGGCCGCGCCGCGGTCGTCGGTGTCGACGCCACGCTCACCTACGCCGAGCTGGACGACCGCAGCGACCGCCTGGCCACACTGCTGGCCGCCCGGGGCGCCGGGCCGGAGCGCGCGGTCGGCGTGCTGCTGCCCCGCACCGCCGACCTGATCGTCGCGATCCTCGGCATCCTCAAGGCCGGCGCGGTCTATGTGCCGTTCGACCCGGAGCAGCCGGCCCAGCGCCTCGGGCGGATCGTCCGCGACGCCGCGCCGGTCACCACTATCACGCACGCCGACCTGGTCGACTCGCTGCCCGAGGGGTCCGGGCCCGACCCGGTGCTGCTCGACCGGACCGACTGGTCCACCGTGGAGCGCTCGGAGCCGGCCGTCCTGCACCCGGACAACCTCGCGTACATCATCTTCACCTCCGGCTCGACCGGGCGCCCGAAGGGCGTCGAGGTGTCACACCGGGCGCTGATCAGCTTCCTGAACGGCATGGAGCAGGGCGGCTTCTTCGGGCCGCCCGGCGTCCGGCTGGCCTGGAACGCCTCGGTCGCGTTCGACGCCTCGGTGCAGGAGTGGGTGCGGGTCTTCCGCGGTGACACGGTCGGCGTGTTGACCGACGACATGCGGCGCGACGCCGAGGAGTTCGCCGAGTTCATGGTCGAGCGCGAGCTCACCGAGGCGGACATGACGCCGTCGCACGCGCAGATGCTCATCGAGGACCT
The window above is part of the Micromonospora sp. LH3U1 genome. Proteins encoded here:
- a CDS encoding GNAT family N-acetyltransferase yields the protein MTTYAGPALVMRPALPDDLDEITRIEVGPETTPYIGVTGREYHLAARADADQEHLVGVVGTTVTGFILLAGLRDGGGRIELRRIVLAHEFRGRGHGRAMVRAAVAHAHERYDARSVWLDVKPDNHRALALYTSEGFRPDGTIPDPQEPAEVLLLMTRPRDDRAARTESED